A genomic region of Gemmatimonadales bacterium contains the following coding sequences:
- a CDS encoding glycosyltransferase → MRILHLAKYYWPRSGGMERVVQGLAEGAAERGHEAEVVAVTSFGDPQPGQRRRAAVTRAWSFAPVGSQELAPGYVRAAWKRADVIHLHHPNSLADVAYMLRPSLAPLVVTQHADYPSVKYWLPSKYALWRAEAIVVPSKAHIALSRELRGFENKVAVIPFGIDERRWELVPPPPPGNPPRALFIGRLLAFKGVDFLLRALELVPDLRLDVVGSGPELHRLRTLSRALAVEDRVKWWGEYPDEDLPRRMADADFLVLPSVSVQEMFGMVLLEAMAAGRPVITTAVPSGVREVNLAGTTGLEVPIRDVESLAEAMRTLAANANLRERFGRAGRERVRERFTVTAMVDAHLDLYRRVRGPEGLK, encoded by the coding sequence ATGCGAATATTGCACCTCGCCAAGTACTACTGGCCACGCTCGGGCGGAATGGAGCGCGTGGTGCAAGGACTGGCCGAAGGTGCCGCCGAGCGGGGGCACGAGGCAGAGGTCGTCGCCGTCACGTCGTTCGGTGACCCTCAACCGGGACAACGTCGTCGCGCCGCAGTAACGCGGGCGTGGTCGTTCGCGCCCGTCGGTTCCCAGGAGCTGGCGCCGGGCTATGTGCGGGCCGCCTGGAAGCGAGCCGACGTCATTCATCTCCACCATCCCAACTCGCTCGCCGACGTGGCGTACATGCTCCGGCCGTCGCTCGCCCCGCTGGTGGTTACTCAGCACGCGGACTATCCGAGCGTCAAGTACTGGCTGCCGTCCAAGTACGCGCTCTGGCGCGCCGAGGCGATCGTCGTGCCGAGCAAGGCGCACATTGCCCTCTCGCGGGAACTGCGAGGCTTCGAGAACAAGGTGGCGGTGATCCCGTTCGGCATCGACGAGCGCCGCTGGGAGTTGGTCCCGCCGCCGCCGCCTGGAAACCCGCCGCGGGCGCTCTTCATTGGTCGGCTGCTGGCGTTCAAGGGGGTGGATTTCCTCCTCCGGGCGCTCGAACTGGTGCCCGATCTCCGGCTGGACGTCGTGGGGTCCGGCCCGGAGCTACACCGTCTTCGGACGCTTTCCCGGGCCCTGGCAGTGGAAGACCGGGTCAAATGGTGGGGCGAATACCCCGACGAGGACTTGCCGCGCCGGATGGCCGACGCCGACTTCCTGGTACTGCCGTCCGTCAGCGTCCAGGAGATGTTCGGCATGGTGCTGCTCGAGGCCATGGCTGCCGGGCGGCCGGTGATCACGACGGCAGTCCCTTCCGGCGTTCGGGAGGTCAACCTCGCCGGCACCACCGGACTCGAGGTGCCAATCCGGGACGTCGAGTCGCTTGCGGAGGCGATGCGGACGCTGGCGGCCAACGCCAATCTTCGGGAACGATTTGGGAGGGCAGGGAGGGAGCGGGTGCGCGAACGCTTCACGGTCACGGCGATGGTGGACGCGCACCTCGACCTCTACCGACGCGTCCGGGGCCCCGAAGGCCTCAAGTAG